In the genome of Cryptomeria japonica chromosome 8, Sugi_1.0, whole genome shotgun sequence, one region contains:
- the LOC131037638 gene encoding uncharacterized protein LOC131037638, translated as MATPAQPMSAAKISPLVGRNVAFRGANNKYLGWYKGGFLRFCYDDLTSPLVKHELVEENGDNENGERHVHIKCCFNQKFWMKEDAESALIVADGSSSSSSTLFRLLFHKENAVRLHLVQQNEPLAVSNNLESYLFAHSQAEGLLYAESLDILPQYVAFKGDNGSYLGCATVGPFATTYWLQFNAGKVADPNVPNEVEVSSDGIQIRHLTYDRYWKRMSDTYVAIDPDGKTGETDHHFKPVLVDEHTVALLSLGNNLFCSRWYSSWSGRHYLCPWVSTIDQSARLTVEEPVVWRRVHSIQYDLDNVEISDSEPVVLQTLSHTNTSSSTDSYKMIFSRTVKNSRTWSNSVSCTTGVSGSFTLAAAETLGFGLQVSAEESRTMNWGETEEEEITFGGTYSVTAKPDQKVIVNLMASEAKVSVPFSYTEEDLLVTGQWVFKNRNDGLFRAVNHINLEYVASLA; from the coding sequence ATGGCTACGCCTGCTCAGCCCATGAGTGCCGCAAAAATTTCTCCACTTGTAGGCCGGAACGTGGCATTCAGAGGAGCCAACAACAAATATTTAGGGTGGTACAAAGGCGGGTTTCTAAGATTCTGTTACGATGATCTCACCAGTCCTTTGGTAAAACATGAGCTGGTAGAGGAAAATGGTGATAACGAGAATGGTGAGAGGCATGTGCATATAAAGTGCTGCTTCAACCAGAAATTCTGGATGAAAGAAGACGCTGAGAGCGCGCTCATCGTTGCCGATGGAAGCTCAAGTTCGTCGAGTACTCTCTTCCGCCTTTTATTTCACAAAGAGAATGCTGTGCGGCTGCATTTGGTGCAACAAAACGAGCCTTTGGCTGTAAGCAATAACCTGGAGAGCTACTTATTTGCCCACTCCCAGGCGGAGGGGCTCTTGTACGCCGAGTCCCTTGATATTCTTCCTCAATATGTGGCCTTCAAAGGAGATAATGGTTCTTATCTGGGGTGCGCAACAGTGGGACCGTTTGCGACAACGTACTGGCTTCAGTTCAATGCTGGCAAAGTCGCCGACCCGAACGTGCCCAACGAAGTGGAGGTCTCGTCCGATGGCATACAAATTCGGCACTTGACTTACGATAGATACTGGAAGCGAATGTCTGACACCTATGTTGCGATCGATCCTGACGGTAAAACGGGCGAGACTGACCACCACTTCAAACCCGTTCTGGTTGATGAACATACCGTGGCTCTGCTGTCCCTTGGCAACAATTTGTTCTGCTCACGGTGGTACAGCAGTTGGTCTGGCCGGCACTACTTATGCCCGTGGGTGTCTACAATCGACCAATCTGCGCGTCTTACGGTGGAGGAACCCGTGGTTTGGCGCAGGGTACACTCGATCCAGTACGACTTGGACAACGTTGAAATCTCCGACTCCGAGCCAGTGGTTCTCCAGACCTTGTCGCACACCAACACCTCCTCGTCTACCGACTCGTATAAGATGATTTTTTCTCGCACTGTGAAGAATTCAAGGACGTGGAGCAATTCCGTGTCGTGTACCACGGGCGTGAGCGGCTCATTCACCCTTGCGGCTGCCGAGACTTTGGGCTTTGGATTGCAGGTCTCTGCCGAAGAGAGCCGCACGATGAACTGGGGGGAAACAGAGGAAGAAGAAATCACTTTCGGTGGAACTTACAGTGTCACCGCCAAGCCCGACCAAAAAGTCATTGTTAATCTGATGGCCAGCGAGGCCAAAGTATCCGTCCCGTTTTCTTACACTGAGGAAGATCTTCTTGTCACTGGACAATGGGTTTTCAAGAACAGAAATGATGGACTCTTCAGAGCAGTGAATCATATTAATCTAGAATATGTTGCCTCTCTCgcttaa
- the LOC131857508 gene encoding uncharacterized protein LOC131857508, with the protein MAASVDAEPLPPQDIMATYPEPLRPILSSPRHVAFRGANNEYLGWTKGGFTKFIYDDLTNPFVKHPVMNEETDNGERYVHIKCCFNQKFWRRQDNSSWLILAGGRYPDRDRSRWSCTLFDRVYSDQDASVRLHLLQPSKLLAICETKTAQVRQHGYWQLCRSAPSDVPPGRRNHGREKFRFRREETDTGHHFFSPVASMLEEATLLKVRETVIQRKVHSVEYDLKNIEIYDEVPLLAATVVVSNKTTHAQTTELNLSRKVKNSRPWSNSLPYTTGIKGSFTMGVPSIGESGVEVSDSKTSTKEWGESEEDETTLGSNYSVTVKPGVKLTVLLRATQGKFSLKFSYVQEDVLSTGEQVKASKHDGLFTGVNYNVKINLSYHFTTSLLYAPATINKTCKLHV; encoded by the exons ATGGCCGCTTCTGTTGACGCTGAGCCTCTTCCTCCCCAAGACATCATGGCCACTTACCCTGAGCCTTTGAGACCCATACTTTCTTCTCCTCGCCACGTAGCATTTAGAGGAGCGAACAATGAGTATCTAGGGTGGACGAAAGGCGGCTTTACGAAATTCATCTATGATGATCTGACCAATCCTTTTGTAAAGCATCCAGTGATGAATGAAGAAACGGATAATGGAGAGAGGTATGTGCATATAAAGTGCTGTTTTAACCAGAAATTCTGGAGGAGACAAGACAACAGTAGCTGGTTGATACTAGCCGGCGGACGATACCCAGACAGAGATCGCTCCCGGTGGTCCTGCACTCTCTTTGACAGGGTGTATAGCGATCAGGATGCCTCTGTGCGCCTCCATTTGCTGCAGCCAAGCAAACTATTAGCAATCTGCGAAACAAAAACTGCTCAAG TTCGACAGCACGGATATTGGCAGCTCTGCCGTTCGGCACCAAGTGATGTACCGCCAGGGCGACGGAACCATGGCCGTGAAAAGTTTAGGTTTCG AAGGGAAGAGACAGATACGGGACACCATTTCTTCTCTCCTGTCGCATCCATGTTAGAAGAAGCCACGTTGCTTAAGGTGAGGGAAACTGTGATCCAGCGCAAAGTGCATTCAGtggagtatgatttgaagaatatcgAGATTTATGATGAGGTGCCGCTCCTAGCGGCCACTGTTGTCGTCAGCAACAAAACCACCCACGCCCAAACAACCGAGTTGAATTTGTCCCGCAAGGTGAAGAATAGCAGACCGTGGAGCAACTCACTACCTTACACAACGGGCATCAAGGGTAGTTTCACCATGGGAGTCCCATCAATTGGAGAGTCCGGCGTGGAGGTGTCTGATTCAAAGACGAGCACTAAGGAGTGGGGTGAGAGCGAGGAAGATGAGACCACCCTCGGCAGCAATTACTCTGTCACTGTCAAGCCCGGGGTAAAGCTCACTGTCCTCCTGCGCGCCACCCAGGGCAAATTTTCGCTCAAATTCTCATACGTCCAAGAAGATGTTCTTAGCACCGGGGAACAGGTCAAGGCTAGCAAGCACGATGGACTTTTCACCGGCGTCAATTACAATGTGAAGATTAATTTATCTTATCATTTCACCACTAGTCTATTATATGCTCCTGCTACAATAAACAAGACCTGCAAACTACATGTTTAG